A single region of the Nitrosomonas sp. Is79A3 genome encodes:
- a CDS encoding ATP-binding protein — protein MGRLFWKFFIFFWLAQITTFIGVGVAMWLRSPGMEQLRAPPPSGVAAAALTLRYGGREALRGLLREQSREPAPPVFAVDENNRDILGRPVSEAMLAQASQIAGSQNNFGRAEKVTDADGYAYLLFAPSLGYPGLDRRMEPPPHDRGMLPPVMPLLAGGVVSLFFAAWLAWYFSKPIRTLRAAFAAVSNGLLDVRLAPVMGNRRDELSDLGRDFDSMVQRLQQLMDGQRRVLHDVSHELRSPLARLQAAIGLARQQPERTEDSMMRIEREAVRMDILVSELLTLSRLEADMIGKLNEQVDLNELVSNVVEDARFEAAASGCRVEFEARSGAIVRGNAELLHRAVENVVRNAVKHSPSGGLIGIKIRINSDQTIFIYVLDEGTGVPEADIQSIFEPFFRSDKKKTSDGHGLGLAIAKRVITAHQGEIYASNRPSGGLCIIITLLVGLAA, from the coding sequence GTGGGACGATTGTTCTGGAAATTTTTTATTTTCTTTTGGCTGGCGCAGATCACTACCTTCATCGGTGTCGGTGTCGCGATGTGGTTGCGATCTCCCGGGATGGAGCAGTTGCGCGCGCCTCCGCCGTCGGGTGTTGCTGCCGCAGCTTTGACATTGCGTTACGGCGGACGCGAGGCATTGCGGGGATTATTGCGGGAGCAAAGCCGTGAACCGGCTCCACCAGTCTTTGCTGTGGATGAAAACAACCGGGATATTTTGGGTCGCCCGGTTTCGGAGGCGATGCTCGCGCAGGCCAGCCAGATTGCAGGTTCGCAAAATAATTTCGGCAGGGCGGAGAAAGTGACTGATGCTGATGGATATGCCTATCTGCTGTTTGCGCCGTCCCTAGGTTATCCGGGTTTGGATAGACGTATGGAACCGCCGCCGCATGATCGAGGTATGTTGCCTCCTGTCATGCCCTTGCTGGCAGGCGGAGTAGTCAGTCTATTTTTCGCGGCATGGCTGGCCTGGTATTTCTCCAAACCGATACGCACACTCCGCGCGGCTTTTGCAGCGGTTTCAAATGGACTTCTGGACGTGCGTCTTGCACCGGTCATGGGGAACCGGCGTGACGAGCTGTCCGACCTTGGTCGAGATTTCGACAGCATGGTGCAGCGGTTACAGCAATTGATGGATGGTCAGCGCAGAGTGCTGCACGATGTTTCGCACGAACTGCGTTCGCCGCTGGCGCGGCTTCAGGCGGCAATCGGTTTGGCGCGACAACAACCCGAACGGACTGAGGATTCCATGATGCGCATTGAACGGGAAGCCGTGCGCATGGATATTTTGGTCAGCGAGTTGCTGACGCTTTCCCGGCTTGAAGCCGACATGATAGGCAAGCTGAATGAACAGGTCGACCTCAACGAACTAGTGTCCAACGTGGTGGAGGATGCACGCTTCGAGGCAGCAGCCAGCGGCTGCCGTGTAGAGTTCGAGGCGCGCAGCGGGGCTATTGTTCGGGGCAATGCGGAGTTGCTACACCGCGCGGTGGAAAATGTTGTGCGCAATGCCGTGAAGCACTCACCGTCTGGTGGTTTGATTGGCATCAAGATACGGATCAACAGCGATCAAACGATTTTCATTTATGTTTTGGACGAAGGAACCGGTGTTCCAGAGGCGGATATTCAATCCATATTTGAACCATTTTTCCGCAGCGATAAAAAGAAAACCTCAGATGGACACGGGTTGGGGCTGGCCATTGCGAAGCGCGTAATTACTGCCCATCAGGGGGAGATTTACGCCAGCAATCGTCCGAGTGGCGGGCTGTGCATAATAATTACCTTGCTAGTCGGGCTTGCTGCGTGA
- the rimI gene encoding ribosomal protein S18-alanine N-acetyltransferase produces MNSTLQQTAEFRKMYSSDLDRVILIEREIFLFPWSLGNFADSIKAGYVCQVLEQADVIFGYGIMMMSPEEAHILTIGIAADWQKKGWGKKLLQHFIQHARGENAKSIFLDVRESNHGAAQLYKQAGFQHIATRKGYYPAMCGREDALVMQLML; encoded by the coding sequence ATGAATAGCACATTGCAGCAGACAGCCGAATTCAGAAAAATGTACTCATCGGATCTAGATCGTGTCATCCTGATCGAACGAGAAATTTTTCTTTTCCCCTGGTCACTGGGAAATTTCGCCGATTCAATCAAGGCCGGTTATGTATGTCAGGTTTTGGAACAGGCTGATGTTATTTTCGGCTATGGAATCATGATGATGAGTCCTGAAGAAGCGCATATTCTCACCATTGGCATCGCCGCAGACTGGCAAAAAAAGGGTTGGGGTAAAAAGCTGCTCCAGCATTTTATTCAGCATGCCAGAGGAGAAAATGCAAAATCGATATTCCTGGATGTACGAGAATCAAATCACGGTGCCGCACAGCTCTATAAACAAGCGGGTTTCCAGCACATTGCAACGCGCAAAGGTTATTACCCGGCAATGTGCGGACGTGAAGATGCGCTTGTCATGCAATTGATGTTATGA
- a CDS encoding Spy/CpxP family protein refolding chaperone produces the protein MKKIANKFWHGLMIGAIALVLPLAVNSAPCDCQDEHASSKLPGAIAMHNEMMLLMQQGIPPSPPGAMRAPPPFPPDGKLIPPFLRDLDLTESQQDKIFELLHNQEPGMRERHKAVRKAAEELNRLAASDYYKPSELRTLADKLAKELADTFVQHAATEVKILALLTADQRKQADEMRSRFGAIHGHGRNHLR, from the coding sequence ATGAAAAAAATCGCAAACAAATTCTGGCACGGCCTGATGATCGGAGCCATAGCTCTGGTGCTTCCCCTTGCGGTGAACTCGGCACCGTGTGATTGCCAGGATGAACATGCCAGCTCAAAATTGCCCGGAGCAATCGCCATGCACAATGAAATGATGCTACTCATGCAACAAGGGATACCTCCCTCGCCTCCAGGCGCAATGAGGGCACCGCCTCCTTTCCCACCCGATGGCAAACTCATCCCGCCATTTCTTCGCGACCTCGATTTGACCGAATCGCAACAGGACAAAATATTTGAGCTTTTGCACAACCAGGAACCAGGCATGCGCGAACGGCATAAAGCCGTCCGCAAAGCGGCTGAAGAATTAAACCGGCTAGCTGCGTCGGATTATTACAAACCATCCGAGTTGCGAACTCTTGCCGACAAACTTGCCAAGGAACTCGCCGACACCTTCGTGCAGCATGCGGCAACCGAGGTGAAAATTCTGGCGTTGCTGACAGCCGATCAGCGCAAACAGGCGGATGAAATGCGCTCCAGATTCGGAGCGATTCATGGGCATGGCAGAAATCATCTTCGATAA
- the tsaB gene encoding tRNA (adenosine(37)-N6)-threonylcarbamoyltransferase complex dimerization subunit type 1 TsaB, whose product MKILALETSTEFCSVALYLDGKIFNKEILAERRHSEILLPMVHELLEESALALQQLDGIAFGAGPGSFTGLRIACGVAQGLAYATNLPVIGISTLEAVVQQIEEQKIIVALDARMGEIYHAAYQKTANFDWKIISPPTLCLPQHALSVPGNGWIGCGSGFDVYREELSALYGENIHQVHFKLHPQAGEIAQLALPKFTDGSNTDPANVTPVYIRNKVALKENER is encoded by the coding sequence TTGAAAATTCTTGCCCTTGAAACATCTACTGAATTTTGCTCTGTTGCACTGTACCTGGATGGCAAAATATTCAACAAGGAAATTCTTGCTGAGCGCCGTCACTCTGAAATTCTTCTGCCTATGGTTCATGAACTGCTCGAAGAGTCTGCACTTGCATTGCAGCAATTAGATGGCATCGCTTTTGGCGCAGGCCCAGGTTCTTTTACGGGTCTGCGCATAGCTTGCGGTGTCGCTCAAGGTTTGGCGTATGCAACCAATCTGCCGGTTATAGGAATTAGCACGCTTGAAGCAGTGGTACAGCAAATTGAGGAACAGAAAATCATTGTGGCACTTGATGCCCGCATGGGCGAGATTTATCATGCCGCCTATCAGAAAACGGCAAATTTTGACTGGAAAATTATCAGTCCGCCGACACTCTGCTTACCGCAGCATGCGCTCTCGGTACCGGGCAATGGCTGGATTGGATGCGGCAGTGGTTTTGATGTCTATCGCGAAGAATTATCAGCACTGTATGGCGAAAATATTCACCAGGTCCATTTCAAGCTCCATCCGCAAGCTGGGGAAATAGCACAACTTGCGCTACCCAAATTTACTGATGGTTCTAATACTGATCCAGCTAATGTAACACCTGTCTATATACGTAACAAAGTCGCATTGAAGGAAAATGAGCGATGA
- a CDS encoding response regulator transcription factor: protein MAGNKLMNAHTMKTKVLLVDDDVELAGMLRVYLEREGFEVKAVHDGESGITEALHGYHDIAVLDVMMSGKSGIDVLVQIRAHGAMPVLMLTARGDDADRIVGLELGADDYVTKPCTPRELTARIRAILRRSGVAESASSSSPIIVGTLSIWPEQRRAEGAGKPLELTSTEFNLLEALARNAGQVVSKSELSEQALGRPLARFDRSIDVHISSIRRKLEPLPDGRSRILAVFNKGYQFIRE, encoded by the coding sequence ATGGCAGGCAATAAATTGATGAACGCGCACACGATGAAAACAAAAGTCTTGCTGGTTGACGACGATGTCGAGCTTGCCGGGATGCTCCGGGTTTATCTGGAACGTGAAGGCTTCGAGGTAAAGGCGGTGCATGATGGCGAGTCCGGTATCACAGAGGCGCTGCATGGTTACCATGATATTGCCGTGCTGGATGTGATGATGTCGGGCAAAAGCGGTATTGATGTGCTCGTCCAGATACGCGCCCATGGAGCGATGCCGGTGTTGATGTTGACCGCCAGAGGGGATGATGCCGATCGCATCGTCGGCCTCGAGCTGGGGGCCGACGACTATGTGACGAAGCCCTGCACCCCGCGCGAACTGACGGCCCGTATCCGCGCTATCCTGCGTCGCAGCGGCGTTGCGGAATCGGCTTCATCCTCATCGCCGATCATTGTTGGCACTTTGTCCATCTGGCCTGAGCAGCGGCGCGCCGAGGGGGCAGGCAAGCCACTTGAGCTGACCAGCACGGAATTCAACCTGCTTGAGGCATTGGCGCGCAACGCCGGACAAGTGGTGAGTAAATCGGAACTGTCCGAACAGGCTTTGGGGCGTCCACTGGCTCGTTTTGATCGCAGCATTGATGTCCACATCAGCAGCATACGCCGCAAACTGGAGCCACTGCCGGATGGGCGTTCCCGCATACTGGCCGTGTTCAACAAGGGCTACCAGTTCATCAGGGAGTAG
- a CDS encoding DEAD/DEAH box helicase — translation MSASIKEERHQLLERYQQCTPTEQAAVNLLAVAWGGLSKSQITTPLRKILGAGEADKIKLELLQRNGLIEVNRSLWSSHGLRCNRLIVEPVTRKLVANGTFEHYVELVRLAAPLQAAYQKTAKGDFQFRNDDELIREVRIGIYRADELYIEHLFAMLERLQYSYWNGLPQRWPEPVPIYAMVCDNPFEREWFVRLPAKIREPALPLILLQQAGSWRLDAEAFDLLREGCEGSAAPEDWQLCMALISILRGETQAAQAALSRCQIGYRERACWGLFFLLKGDQDNALQYYREGLSLLRKEQGRRKVFFPGILGFFFVLGLFQRNQTGDMEEAKKLLEMIPEDHPFGSVFHLLGFVPALERNQSGALAQLNALLAQVSRTGFVSPWNFWIALWLLHQYESAAQLTHYLLQAEAYQQQAADCGYGWLAAELAALISRIAPKQTGMKSAADAFERAKDIRLLVRRSQYQEPWERALNAIKNTVVRGAAAGKDETAEYRLAWLLSRERAYLGFALEAREQKRNASGGWSKGKPLSMKKLSEMAESASYFSAQDRRVAAHIAPDRFTGGYSLPNRSWLALAGASAVFWKDSGVAVELVAAEPELRVNKKANGKQVKIEFWPLCDEEESIVLAEDGLTRIKIVELKPEHHRLAQIIGKGIVVPASAQERILASLSSVSTLVTIHSDIGGGELAAAEIVEANAHPRVQLIPEGEGLRAAILIRPFGDQGSYYTPGSGGTSLIAEIGGKRLQTQRDLMLERKLANELIALCPSLGSQAQEVIAFQWLLVDAESSLEFLLELQEAGEKVQIEWPQGEKLKLLGQAGLNQFSIKIKQQRDWFSVSGELKLDDGQVLNMQRLLELTEGTRSKFIRLDEGRFLALTEAFKKRLDDLRAYSEKHGKDQRLHALALPVMDEIAEEVGEFQGDSAWRAQLERLRQAEQVQPKLPSTLQAELRDYQRAGFEWLFRLSAWGVGACLADDMGLGKTLQALAVILSRAGEGPTLVVAPTSVCMNWQSEIQRFAPTLNVQILGGSDRQALIEGLRPMDLLICSYALLQQESAGKILAVPTWQTIVLDEAQLIKNPATKRSQQAMALQGRFKIITTGTPVENHLGELWNLFRFINPGLLGSLESFNRRFAGPIERNQDREARQRLKRMIQPFILRRIKTQVLDELPPRTDIELQVELSEQEAVFYEALRRKLLNELNETQGPEENKRFKVLAAITKLRRACCNVQLVAPDLGLSSSKLALFGEVLHELLDNRHKTLVFSQFVDHLSLIRSYLDEKGIAYQYLDGQTPPAERKKRVDAFQAGQGDVFLISLKAGGVGLNLTAADYVIHMDPWWNPAVEDQASDRAHRIGQQRPVTVYRLVTKNTIEEQIVSLHRHKRDLADSVLEGGEISGKINAQELLNLIQKSS, via the coding sequence ATGTCCGCTTCGATCAAGGAAGAGCGTCATCAACTGCTTGAACGTTATCAACAATGCACTCCAACTGAGCAGGCCGCAGTCAATTTGTTGGCTGTAGCTTGGGGCGGGCTCAGCAAATCGCAAATCACAACACCATTGCGCAAGATTCTGGGCGCTGGTGAAGCAGACAAAATTAAGCTGGAGCTGCTGCAGCGCAATGGTCTGATCGAAGTCAATAGATCATTGTGGAGTAGTCACGGTCTAAGGTGTAACAGGCTCATCGTCGAACCGGTAACGCGCAAACTCGTCGCGAATGGAACTTTCGAACACTATGTCGAACTGGTGCGCCTCGCCGCGCCTTTGCAAGCAGCCTATCAGAAAACCGCCAAAGGCGATTTCCAGTTTCGCAACGATGACGAACTGATTCGGGAAGTGCGCATTGGTATTTACCGGGCGGACGAGCTTTACATTGAGCACTTATTCGCAATGCTGGAACGGCTTCAGTATTCCTACTGGAATGGCCTGCCGCAACGCTGGCCCGAACCTGTGCCGATTTATGCGATGGTTTGCGACAATCCTTTCGAGCGTGAATGGTTCGTGCGCTTGCCTGCAAAAATCAGAGAACCGGCCCTGCCGTTAATCCTATTGCAGCAGGCGGGGAGTTGGAGGTTAGATGCAGAGGCCTTCGATCTGTTACGCGAAGGGTGTGAGGGGTCAGCCGCGCCCGAAGATTGGCAACTCTGCATGGCGCTGATCTCGATTTTAAGGGGTGAGACGCAAGCCGCGCAGGCTGCGCTGTCCCGGTGCCAGATCGGCTACCGGGAGCGTGCCTGCTGGGGATTATTCTTTCTGCTGAAAGGAGATCAAGACAATGCCCTGCAATATTATCGGGAAGGATTGAGCCTATTACGCAAGGAGCAAGGCAGGCGTAAGGTATTCTTTCCGGGCATTTTGGGATTTTTCTTTGTGTTGGGTCTGTTTCAGCGCAACCAAACAGGCGATATGGAGGAGGCCAAGAAACTTCTGGAGATGATTCCAGAAGATCATCCTTTTGGTTCCGTGTTCCATCTGTTGGGGTTCGTTCCGGCGCTGGAACGGAATCAATCCGGCGCCCTAGCCCAATTGAATGCGCTTCTGGCGCAGGTCTCTCGAACCGGTTTTGTGAGCCCCTGGAATTTCTGGATTGCCTTGTGGCTGCTGCATCAATATGAATCGGCTGCACAATTAACCCACTATCTGTTGCAGGCGGAAGCTTATCAGCAACAGGCTGCCGATTGCGGATATGGATGGCTGGCGGCAGAGTTGGCAGCGCTAATCTCACGGATCGCCCCGAAGCAGACTGGCATGAAAAGCGCGGCCGATGCTTTCGAACGCGCCAAGGATATCAGGCTTCTGGTCAGGCGTAGCCAGTATCAGGAACCTTGGGAGCGTGCCCTGAACGCCATCAAAAATACCGTGGTGCGTGGTGCGGCTGCGGGTAAGGACGAAACAGCAGAATATCGTCTGGCTTGGTTGCTGTCACGCGAACGCGCTTATCTGGGCTTTGCGTTGGAAGCGCGGGAACAGAAACGCAATGCCAGTGGTGGCTGGAGTAAAGGTAAGCCACTTTCGATGAAGAAGCTTTCCGAGATGGCGGAATCGGCGTCCTATTTTTCCGCGCAGGATCGTCGTGTGGCCGCACATATCGCCCCAGACCGCTTCACCGGCGGCTATTCCTTGCCCAACCGCAGTTGGCTGGCGCTGGCGGGCGCATCCGCCGTGTTCTGGAAGGATAGCGGCGTCGCCGTGGAATTGGTCGCCGCTGAGCCGGAACTACGAGTCAATAAAAAGGCCAATGGCAAGCAGGTAAAAATAGAATTCTGGCCGCTGTGCGATGAGGAAGAAAGTATAGTGCTGGCCGAAGATGGGCTGACACGCATCAAGATCGTCGAACTTAAGCCGGAGCACCACCGCCTTGCGCAAATTATTGGCAAGGGAATCGTGGTTCCGGCTTCTGCCCAGGAGCGCATCTTGGCCAGCCTAAGCTCGGTATCTACCCTGGTGACTATCCATTCAGACATCGGCGGCGGGGAACTTGCCGCCGCCGAGATAGTTGAGGCGAATGCGCATCCCCGTGTGCAACTGATTCCCGAAGGCGAGGGACTGCGTGCCGCCATCCTGATCCGCCCCTTTGGAGACCAGGGTTCTTATTACACCCCCGGTTCCGGCGGCACCAGCTTGATCGCGGAAATCGGCGGTAAACGCCTGCAAACCCAGCGTGATCTCATGCTTGAGCGGAAACTGGCAAACGAACTCATCGCCCTTTGTCCCAGTCTCGGCAGTCAAGCACAAGAAGTGATAGCTTTTCAATGGCTGTTGGTTGATGCCGAAAGTAGTCTTGAGTTTTTGCTGGAACTGCAGGAAGCGGGCGAAAAGGTCCAGATTGAATGGCCGCAAGGCGAGAAACTCAAGCTGTTGGGACAGGCCGGATTGAATCAGTTTAGCATCAAGATCAAGCAGCAGCGTGACTGGTTCAGCGTCAGCGGCGAGCTCAAACTGGACGACGGACAGGTGTTGAACATGCAGCGCCTGCTGGAATTAACGGAAGGCACCCGGAGCAAATTCATCCGCCTCGATGAAGGCCGCTTTCTGGCCCTGACTGAAGCGTTCAAGAAGCGTCTGGACGATTTGCGTGCTTATTCAGAAAAACACGGTAAGGATCAGCGCCTCCATGCGCTGGCGTTGCCGGTCATGGATGAAATTGCCGAAGAAGTGGGCGAGTTCCAAGGCGATTCCGCTTGGCGGGCGCAGTTGGAGCGGCTGCGCCAGGCAGAACAAGTCCAGCCGAAGCTTCCGTCTACTTTGCAGGCGGAATTGCGAGATTATCAGCGCGCCGGTTTCGAATGGCTGTTCAGGCTGTCAGCCTGGGGCGTGGGTGCTTGTCTTGCCGATGACATGGGTTTGGGGAAGACTCTGCAAGCCTTGGCCGTGATCCTGAGCCGGGCCGGTGAGGGACCAACCCTGGTGGTTGCGCCGACCTCGGTTTGCATGAACTGGCAGAGCGAGATCCAACGTTTCGCGCCGACTCTCAACGTTCAAATCCTGGGTGGGAGTGATCGGCAAGCCCTGATCGAAGGTTTGCGTCCGATGGATCTTTTAATTTGCAGTTATGCCTTATTGCAGCAGGAATCTGCCGGCAAGATTCTGGCCGTACCGACCTGGCAAACTATTGTGCTGGATGAGGCCCAGCTCATCAAGAACCCGGCGACCAAGCGCTCACAGCAGGCCATGGCCCTGCAAGGCCGGTTCAAGATCATCACCACCGGCACGCCGGTAGAAAACCATCTGGGCGAGCTTTGGAATCTGTTCCGATTCATCAATCCCGGCCTGCTCGGTTCTCTGGAAAGCTTCAACCGCCGCTTCGCCGGCCCCATCGAGCGCAATCAGGATCGTGAGGCGCGCCAGCGGCTAAAACGCATGATCCAGCCTTTCATCCTGCGACGAATTAAGACCCAGGTTCTGGACGAACTGCCACCGCGCACCGACATCGAGCTGCAAGTCGAGCTGAGCGAGCAGGAAGCTGTATTCTACGAGGCCTTGCGCCGCAAGCTGTTGAACGAGCTGAACGAGACCCAGGGACCTGAGGAAAACAAACGTTTCAAGGTATTAGCTGCGATCACTAAGCTGCGCCGGGCCTGCTGCAATGTGCAACTGGTAGCGCCGGATCTGGGCCTTTCCAGCAGCAAGCTGGCGTTGTTCGGCGAAGTTTTGCATGAGCTTCTGGACAATCGTCACAAAACTTTGGTATTCAGCCAGTTCGTCGACCACCTCAGCCTTATTCGCAGCTATCTGGACGAAAAAGGCATCGCCTATCAATATTTGGACGGCCAAACTCCGCCGGCAGAACGTAAAAAGCGGGTGGATGCATTTCAGGCCGGACAAGGCGATGTCTTTCTCATCAGCCTAAAAGCCGGCGGTGTCGGCCTGAACTTAACGGCAGCGGATTATGTCATCCACATGGACCCTTGGTGGAACCCGGCTGTCGAAGATCAAGCCTCCGACCGCGCCCACCGCATCGGCCAGCAGCGCCCCGTCACTGTATACCGGCTGGTAACAAAAAACACTATTGAGGAACAAATCGTCTCGCTGCACAGGCACAAGCGCGATTTGGCTGACAGCGTCCTGGAAGGCGGCGAAATCAGCGGCAAGATCAACGCCCAGGAATTACTGAATTTGATTCAGAAAAGCAGCTGA
- the thpR gene encoding RNA 2',3'-cyclic phosphodiesterase, which yields MTNKDTNTEFIRVFFAIFPNKLVQKQLAHQTEILESTYGGRKVRTQNLHLTLLFLGDISTHHIEALQQAMKNISAKKFELSLDKIGYWKHNQIIYIQAKQFSTELLFLVDSLKIALSEAGFPFDKRSYRPHVTLIRKATHATEINLNTPIKWHVNKWSLIQSKQTEHGVNYIPLKQWNLK from the coding sequence TTGACTAATAAAGACACCAATACAGAATTTATTCGCGTATTTTTTGCCATTTTTCCTAATAAATTAGTACAAAAGCAATTGGCGCATCAAACCGAAATACTGGAATCTACTTACGGTGGGCGCAAAGTTCGAACACAGAATTTGCATCTTACGTTGTTATTCCTTGGAGATATCAGCACGCACCATATTGAAGCGCTGCAGCAAGCCATGAAAAATATATCAGCAAAAAAATTTGAGCTTAGTTTAGACAAAATTGGCTACTGGAAGCACAATCAAATTATTTATATCCAGGCAAAGCAATTTTCTACCGAACTGCTCTTTCTCGTTGATTCTCTGAAGATTGCGCTGTCAGAAGCTGGATTCCCATTTGACAAACGCAGTTATAGACCTCATGTTACGCTAATCCGGAAAGCAACCCATGCAACAGAAATCAATTTAAATACCCCCATCAAATGGCATGTCAATAAATGGTCTCTCATCCAATCCAAACAAACTGAGCACGGTGTTAATTATATTCCACTGAAACAGTGGAACTTGAAATAA
- a CDS encoding uracil-DNA glycosylase, whose translation MNKRRRQILKELNLLPVWQQKSGTRKQNKPLESQSSEVRNLISPPDPAKDSQQRQEIHQMNWDQLRLAVSQCTACPLHQTRTQTVLGVGDENADWLFVGEGPGATEDATGEPFVGPAGKLLDQMLAAIKLNRGQQVYITNIVKCRPPNNRNPNANEARQCEPYLTRQIALIKPKLIVALGKVAAQNLLQCEDSISSLRGKIHDYSGIPLIVTYHPAYLLRTLPEKAKAWKDLCFAQSTMQSIT comes from the coding sequence ATGAATAAGCGGCGCAGACAAATACTCAAAGAATTGAATCTGCTACCGGTATGGCAGCAGAAATCAGGCACCCGGAAACAGAATAAGCCGCTTGAATCACAATCATCCGAAGTTAGAAATTTGATATCTCCGCCCGATCCCGCAAAAGATTCACAGCAGCGCCAGGAAATCCATCAAATGAATTGGGATCAACTCAGATTAGCGGTATCCCAATGTACTGCCTGCCCTTTACACCAGACACGTACTCAAACCGTATTGGGTGTCGGCGATGAGAATGCGGATTGGCTCTTTGTAGGCGAAGGGCCGGGAGCCACAGAAGATGCAACCGGTGAACCTTTTGTTGGACCAGCCGGCAAACTACTCGATCAAATGTTGGCGGCTATTAAGCTGAACCGTGGCCAGCAAGTCTACATCACCAATATCGTAAAATGCCGCCCGCCCAATAATAGAAACCCCAATGCCAATGAAGCTCGTCAATGTGAACCTTATCTGACGAGGCAAATTGCTCTGATCAAACCCAAACTTATTGTTGCATTAGGAAAGGTTGCTGCACAAAACCTTCTCCAGTGTGAAGACAGTATTTCCAGCTTGCGTGGAAAAATACATGATTATTCAGGCATACCCCTGATAGTCACTTACCACCCTGCCTATTTATTGCGCACTCTCCCAGAGAAAGCAAAAGCTTGGAAAGATTTATGCTTTGCCCAATCAACTATGCAGTCAATAACATAA
- a CDS encoding EF-hand domain-containing protein, translating to MSSISSVNGSGSGFSMMSGMKHPDPSKMVDDLFSKIDTTNKGYLSKSDLQSTLSQLSGSDSSNSAGSSSSSNSTNSSTTVDEMFKKLDSNNDDKITKDEMPSGMKKLVDALDSQFNQMRMNGTSQGGSGDSTTTSGMNRPDPSKMVDDLFSKLDTTNKGYLEKSDLQSALSQSPGSGSSSGTSSSPNVDEIFKKLDNNGDGKLTKSEMTSGMSSTAQASKGGGTPPPGGMPPPGAGGADSASGTSSTSATQSSSSTKTYDPADANQDGKVSEQEKIDYAQAKQDKASTSSTSTTSTNSDARVMKQIMDLMHAYSSFDSSTNNSGLSVTA from the coding sequence ATGAGCAGCATCAGCAGCGTCAATGGGAGCGGGAGCGGATTCTCGATGATGTCCGGCATGAAACACCCGGACCCATCCAAGATGGTGGATGACCTGTTTTCCAAAATCGACACCACGAACAAGGGTTATCTGAGCAAGAGTGATCTGCAATCGACATTAAGCCAGTTATCAGGTTCTGACAGTTCAAACAGCGCAGGCAGTTCCAGTAGCTCGAACAGCACAAATAGTTCGACAACTGTAGACGAGATGTTCAAAAAGCTGGACAGCAACAACGATGACAAGATCACCAAGGACGAAATGCCCAGCGGCATGAAAAAACTTGTCGACGCACTCGACAGCCAGTTTAATCAAATGCGCATGAACGGTACGTCACAGGGAGGCAGCGGGGACTCGACGACAACATCTGGCATGAATCGACCAGACCCTTCCAAGATGGTGGACGACCTGTTTTCCAAGCTCGACACGACGAACAAGGGTTATCTGGAAAAGAGTGACCTGCAATCGGCACTAAGCCAGTCACCCGGCTCTGGCAGTTCAAGCGGCACCAGCAGTTCGCCTAACGTGGACGAGATATTCAAGAAGCTGGACAACAACGGCGATGGCAAGCTCACCAAGAGCGAAATGACCAGCGGCATGAGCAGCACGGCACAAGCGAGCAAAGGTGGAGGCACTCCTCCACCTGGTGGCATGCCTCCGCCCGGCGCTGGTGGCGCGGACTCCGCATCCGGAACAAGCAGCACGAGCGCCACGCAGTCAAGCAGTTCCACGAAAACATATGATCCAGCAGATGCCAACCAGGATGGAAAAGTCAGTGAGCAGGAAAAAATTGACTACGCACAGGCAAAGCAGGATAAGGCATCGACATCCAGTACATCGACAACTTCTACGAACAGCGATGCCAGGGTAATGAAACAGATCATGGACCTCATGCATGCATACAGCAGTTTTGACAGCAGTACCAACAACTCCGGATTATCGGTTACCGCCTAG
- a CDS encoding type II toxin-antitoxin system ParD family antitoxin: MPAQKNTSVTLGEHFEKFLAHQIETRRYGSASEAIRAGLRLLEERETKLGALCHAFIEGEQSGASDYSLQGILDELESDG; encoded by the coding sequence ATGCCTGCACAAAAAAATACCAGTGTGACGCTGGGTGAACATTTTGAGAAATTTCTGGCGCATCAGATTGAAACCAGGCGTTATGGTTCGGCCAGCGAGGCCATACGGGCGGGGTTGCGTTTGCTCGAGGAGCGTGAAACCAAGTTGGGAGCATTGTGCCATGCTTTTATTGAAGGTGAACAAAGCGGTGCATCCGACTATTCTTTGCAAGGTATTCTGGATGAACTGGAAAGTGACGGTTAG